The following are encoded in a window of Pyrenophora tritici-repentis strain M4 chromosome 6, whole genome shotgun sequence genomic DNA:
- a CDS encoding Dimer-Tnp-hAT domain containing protein: MAKRSRETLGAAVSQATTFESQFFESQTEEEGAAEGSQAGTAATTEASVDTEPDNGDNFDGINWDRLPRFMKPLTTGRRVKSWIFQHGYRVVELYDQNRVWFVCKYCHIHKVIDTGGSGVFDVSKATSSAAAHLGLQKRGHGFTKDGLKPRRTGQQLSLRQTLETGVAVSQEAANAMGNFNIQQFREVAVFCLLDNNLPMELLARPSFREMISLANPEAEAALWVSPRSVATYAMRLFQYMQPQIVCALSEAASKIHISFDGWTTKGGKRGFFGVVAHFANASGVIQDLPIALPHLAGSHTGDAIADTIKKTLQEYSIGSDKLGYFVLDNAANNDTAVSSLAHAYDFNAAHRRLRCGPHTLNLIGQAIIFGSNQEAYNNNNDEQLQTEEVYMQEWRQEGPLGVLIDVINHIKTPQQHEIFRSFQTAANAELPARERLHVLEPVKPVVTRWNSYYAAFKRATQLQAAYNSYAEHYINALSLEDRRACQRGNKLPEAPSWMRSTGLTAADWAVITEYQDCLEPLKLATEKLEGRGKAGKYGAIYETIPVFEYVLGALEARTRSYEQVDFNPPDAPEDHLFVNLRAAWSKANDYYNKLDRSPAYYAATCLHPYYKYYCENSWVDKPEWLTSANAGFLQLWQSYKPQRTRPLSQTTAKPRHRGIDDVIGALVRRNKAQVEAAHDDEYERWRTQEPEWTSEQYLSDGHPVKYWIQLRSKYPCLSQFAIDILTIPASSCDCERLFSELGDLLEPRRRALGSELLAALQLVRSWRRAGFDGLYNNGDDEDKWSDVKDEEIVQQYDIEGWSTTP; encoded by the exons atggccaaacgctctcga gaaacccttggcgccgccgtaagccaggccacaacgtttgagtcgcaatttttcgagtcgcaaacagaggaggagggtgcggctgagggcagccaggctggtacagcagcaacaacagaggctagtgttgatacagagcctgataatggcgataactttgacggcattaactgggatcgcctccctcggttcatgaagcctcttacaactgggcggcgcgtcaagagttggatctttcaacatggatatcgcgttgttgagctctacgatcagaatcgagtgtggtttgtatgcaaatactgccacatccacaaggtcattgacactggcggcagtggagtttttgacgtatcaaaggccacctcctcagctgcagctcatcttggccttcagaaacgaggccatggctttacaaaagacggcctgaagcctcgaagaacagggcagcaactctctctacgacagacgctggagactggtgttgcagtctctcaagaggctgccaacgcgatgggcaacttcaacatccagcagtttcgtgaagttgcagtgttctgccttcttgataacaacttgccaatggagctacttgcaaggccgtcctttcgcgagatgattagccttgcaaacccagaggcagaggcagctttgtgggtaagtcctcgcagtgtagctacctacgcaatgcgcctcttccaatatatgcagccacagattgtctgcgctctgtcagaagctgcaagcaagatccacataagctttgatggttggacgacaaagggtggcaagcgtggattctttggagtcgttgcacactttgctaacgcctctggagtgatacaagatctccccatcgccctcccacatctcgcaggctctcatactggtgatgctatcgctgatacaattaaaaagacgctccaagaatacagtattgggagtgataaactcggctacttcgtcctcgacaatgctgcaaacaacgatactgcagtctcctcgctcgcccacgcgtacgacttcaacgctgctcaccgacgcctccgctgcggccctcacacgcttaaccttattggccaggcaattatctttggcagcaatcaagaggcgtacaacaacaacaacgacgagcagctccaaacagaggaggtgtacatgcaggagtggcgtcaagaagggcccttaggtgtacttatcgacgttatcaaccatataaaaacgcctcaacaacacgaaattttccgaagcttccaaaccgccgccaacgccgagttgccagctagagagcgcctccacgtacttgagcctgtgaagcctgttgttacacgctggaactcttactacgctgccttcaaacgcgcaactcaactccaggcagcatacaactcttacgctgagcactacattaacgcactctcccttgaagatcgccgcgcttgtcaacgtggcaataaactccctgaagcacctagttggatgagatcaacaggacttacagctgctgattgggcggtgataacagagtatcaggactgcctagagccgcttaagcttgctacggagaagcttgagggtcgcggaaaggcaggcaaatacggcgctatatatgagactattcctgtatttgaatacgtacttggcgcgctcgaagcccgtacgcgctcgtacgagcaagttgacttcaacccacctgatgcgcctgaagatcacctctttgttaacctccgcgccgcctggagtaaggccaacgattactacaacaagctcgatcgatcgccagcatactacgctgctacctgcctccatccatactacaaatactactgcgagaacagctgggtggataagccagaatggctaacatcagccaacgctggcttcctgcagctctggcagtcgtataagcctcaacgtacacgtcctctatctcaaacaactgcaaaaccaaggcatagaggaatagatgatgtgattggcgccctcgtacggcgcaacaaggctcaggtagaggctgcccacgacgatgagtacgagcgctggagaactcaagagccagagtggacaagcgaacagtatcttagcgatggccacccagtcaagtactggattcaattacgctcaaaatacccgtgtttgagccagtttgcgattgatatactcacgataccagcatctagttgcgactgcgagaggctctttagcgagcttggcgatttacttgagccgcgccggcgagctcttggcagcgagttacttgctgcccttcagcttgtacgttcgtggagacgagctggctttgacggcttgtacaacaacggtgatgatgaagataagtggagtgacgtcaaagatgaggagattgtacaacagtacgatatagaaggctggagtacaacaccataa